DNA from Elaeis guineensis isolate ETL-2024a chromosome 2, EG11, whole genome shotgun sequence:
ACCCTCTCGCATACGTGCCAAATTATATATCCCATGCTCTAGTCTGTCACAGGGATTTATAACTTATCAAACAAATAAAAAGCAAAACTAAAGAGTGGATTGCTAGGCATACTTCTCAAACACGGCCTGCATCTTTTTGAGAGCAGAAGCACATGGCTGGCGAGTGTCGTCGCGGAAGGTCAGTGCCTGTGATTCGAGTTTTCTGAGATCACGGTACCCGAAAGCGGCTTCTCGCAGAGCATCAGCTTTGTGCTCCGGCCAGTCGAAATGTTTTAGCACCGCCCTCTCGTCCACCTGGCCGAAGGCCAACATCACCAAATGGCTGTGGAATTAATTGAAGTGCCGGCTAAAAGAGCgagggaatatatatatatatatatatatatatataaatgagagagggagagagagagaataccAGGCAAGTGAGCTCGTCGTCAAGCCATTTGACGAAGGCCACCACGTCTTCAATGTTCGTGAAAGCGGCGGTCTCCACTTGCTTAATAAGGTACCGGATAAAATCGCCATGTGTTTCTACGTCCGTCTTTATCTGGAAGGGTTCGAAGAAGGTGAAAATCGGACGTCAAGGAAATGAAAGGTGGACGTCTAGAGTCGTGCAATGGTATGTCATTGGTTTCTTGTGAGGACAAGTTGGTCCAAAAAATTACAACGGCTACTGAGCCGCTGCACGACCCAACGCTGACCTACAAGTTGCACGGTGGATTCCGGCACGAACTAGTAGGCCAATAAGGGCAGTACGGTCATTTTACAGCACTATGTTTCAGTTAGGCCGTTGAACGATTTATTAATGGCCTCAGAAAAGTGGCAATTTCGTAAATTCGGGAACGGCTGACAGGAGGGAAGGGAGGTGACGAGACTTACAGCGAGGAGGTGAGCGGACCGATTCTCGATTTCGCCGATCATGTCCCGCGCGTTCGCAGCGTTTGGTGTTTCCGGTATTCCGCcggcaccgccgcctccaccggaATCCCTCTTTGAGTCCCTCCGCATCAGCGAATGGTAGAACTCCACCACCTCCGGCACGCGCCTCACGGACGCCGCCGACACCGAGGTGGATCTCGCCCCTTTTGCCAGCGGCGGGGGCGGTGGCGGAGGAGGCGGACCAGGCCGGGATCCGCCGCCTGAACTGACACCTCCTGCTGGTAATGGAGGCGGGATTGGCGGCAGTCCCGTTAGATTTGGCGCTCTGCTTCTAGACCCCGCGGTCGACTccgaggaagaagacgaagaagtAGTGGAAGAAGAGTTGGAAGGAAAAGAGGGCAAAGGTGGAGGTTTTGGAATTTTAGGCGTTTGAGGTTTTGAAATCTCTTCTTTATGCCGGCGAGATTGTAGCGCTCTTTCACTTTTCCCACCTTGTTCGTTTACATCGGTGAAATCTGGCTCCTGGACCTCAGGATTCGGAGCAATGTCGGCGGATTTGGGCCGTTTTCTGACATTCTTGACGAGACTCGATCTCGACGAGGCGTCGACCAGCCCCTGAAACATCTGGGAAAGAGAAGACGAGCACTCGTCCATCTCCTCTGTTCCGCGGCCGAGCCTCCTCCCCTCTTCCTCGATCGCCCTCCTCAAGTTCTCGATCTCGGCCGCCATTTCTTGAACCCTCTTCTCCTTCCGCCGCCGATCCTCCTCTTCCGCGCGAATCTTGGACCGCAAGAACTCGAGCTCGATCCTAAGCCCCTTGTTCTCTGCCTCCAATATCTCTATGGTTTTCCTACAGCGGCCGAGCTCGTCGTTCTTGAAGCTGATCTCGCTCTCGAGGAAGGGGACGATGGCGACGGTCTCTTTGAGAAGTTTTTGTTCAAGAAGCTCGGTTCGGAGGCGGGACTCCCTCTCCTGGAGCTCCTCCACGAGGCGGAGGAGCTCCGCCACGTCTGGCGGCCGCGGCTGGACCTGGGCGGAGGAGCGAGGGAAATAAATCCCAAACGACCGGGAGAAAACGGTCGACTTCGAGTTCGTCGATGAGGCGGGGGAGCTGGAGGAGCGCCTCGGTGTCTCGGCCTTCGGTGTCGCAGGGCTCTTCTGGAACCCCATCGCGGCCTTCACGCGTCCAGCCACCATTGCCGGCTTCGGTGTTCTTGCTCTCCCCCTCTTCTTGTTAGTCGTCCGCCGCCGTTCAATCGGAAATGAACGACTGGGAGAGCTCCAAGATCATTTGCCTTGAAACTAAGGGTGGGGGGATGGGGGGGTGTGTTCGGAGACGGGGAGTGGGGTAGAAGCGGCCTCTTTAGCTGCGATCCACAGTTTCAAAAGAACTGGGAATATAGGAGACAAAAGAGAATAGAGCAGTTTTAATGTTCCTGGGGTGGAATGAACGTTAAGGGACTCCGCAAATAAGTTCCAAATACGGGCTGGTTAAAAGGGCCGGAACCAGTTTTTCGCGGACATGAACACATGGGATGCGGGAATTTAAATACGGTAAAGAGGTACTGGTTTGTTTTTGCAATAACGGCTAGTTCACAGGACGTCCACTTGGGCCCTAGAAGTGCGGCAAGCGAATCTGGACCGTCCGATTGAGAGACGTGCCATTGATCTTTACTCAGTTTATGACTGAGGACACCTTTCAGAGACTGTAGTCTCTCTCTGGGGAAGGTCGCCTTATCAAGAGGGAGAGCCGGAGATGGTTCAGGAGTCTGGAATTTAGGTTGGGGACCATGACAGGCGCTAATGGATCAGCTGTTAGGCTCGGAAAAAGGCATGGAACTACCCGTGCTTTCTTATGATCATTTTTGCTGATTCTGTGAGAATAATAACCCAACTTATGAAGTATTGTCGGTGTTTTGTTTCTGGCTAGCATGGGCAGCAGTGTTTGAGAGAGAATAAAAAAGTTTGTCATTATCATTGATTATAATGTGGCAAAAGTCGGGCTTGATAATATAATTTGTTCAATTGATCATAACTAACATGGCAACTAGGATATACTTTTATAATGTTTTGATAGGATAGGGCCgaatcaattctgatcaatctaAAAACTAGACCGAGCAAATCAGAAGCAGTCAATTTCTAAAGTTACACATCACCTTACATCTCTAAGTCCTGTAGCTCAACCAAACGATCATTCGGCTCGGCAATCATCCTAGGCTTACTTGAGCCCTCCTGTCTCAGATAATAGCTCTACTCCCTTGTATGGAAATATACTCCTTCCATCACATTGAAGATTAAAACTCACAATAACATCTTTAGGGACAATCATAGCACGATCCTAATGGTTACAGTAGATTTAAGATAGTTACTATGCAATTGGTTGCTACATGTCTTGTAATATATTCCGAACGATCTTCAAAGGATTCTAGATCTCATAGCTATATATACATCTAAAACATTTGCATTAAGAATAAGATAACCACAAATTTCTCATTCCTTCATTATcgttaaattctttttttttctgatatcAAGTATTTCCTCTCTAACTTAAAATATTGGAGGATCCGACTCCAACAAGTTCTTTGATCCATTATTGTCTTGCATATCAGTGGAGACGCTCTATGCCAGCGATTCAAAAGATGGCAGCAATATATTAGATTAAGATAAAGTATACCTTGTGACAGATCTTATTAAGAggagttagaatttaaattttatgattataacgTTCCCATGCAAAGGTGTATTTCGTTGGAAAAAGTCACGTGGATGAATACTTGAGAACTTCCACTACATATCTTTCTCTCACTCTCTTCTCCTGCTATCCACTTAATAtttgtttatattttttcttttttactaaCCTATCAATGCCCACCATAAATCTAATGCAGCGTGGGATCTATGTTTGGTTCCCTTAGATTGGTTGGTTGTGTGACCAACATAGAATCATAGATCCAGCGCATTACACTATGAAGTCCTTCAACAACATAGATCTAACACAAAATACACGGCCGTGGCTTTCATGAATGGCATTTACAATCACAAATCCTCAGGATACTTGACAATTGGCCTATGAAGCTTTGGTGAAtagggttcgggttgtatcttttgctCAAAAGAATGATTCACCTTTGATCATGACGTCAACCATAGGATCCCACAATGACCGCTTCAAGATATGTGCAAAAGGTGAGAGAAAGAGGTTAGAATGTTTCTAGAGCTGTGCAAGATGTAAACTAATGGTTAATATTGCAAAAAAAGATCAACCATTCTTTCACGTGAAGATACAACCCAAATCCTGGTGCAGAAAGGCTACGAGGAGATAGCCTTTGTGCACAAGGAGGTGTTTtacgaaaaaaaaaatatgggggCCACAAAGAGGTAACTGATTAACACGAGTATAATGCTCTCAAAGAGAACCGCGGGCAATCAGTTAAATGTGGGGCAACTATAAGAAAAGGGGCATATTTTACGCATTGAAAATGGTATGCATTATCTCAAGGATGATAGGAATTGCCTAATTACTAGATTAGCAATGACCCGAGaacattctaccaaaaaaaaaaaaagaaaaaaaaaaaaaacctaagaaCATCAGtttttctttgaaaattgaaaatGGTGTTTTACGTTGCTTTGAAACTATTGTTCATGATGATTAATGAGTATGGCATCTTCAATTTGGTCATTTAAATATCTTGGAAAGCTATGTAATTGATGAATTCAGTCCTCTTAAAGAATTAGGTTATACTGCTTATCTTATTACAACTGTCGTTGCCTATAAACACAATTCAGATAAATGTTTGCAAATCCATAAAGCTATGAAATTTGTGCtgcaaaaatagttttcacaaaCTGAAAACCATCTAAAATCCAGTCTTTAAGAATTTCCCAGATGTTGGATGAATGGAGGATTTGGATGTTCAGAAGAAGTTGTTGGTGTTCTTTTTTTTGGTCTTTTAAAACCAACCATCTGCCTAAGAGTAGCTAATGAAAGATTGCCGCATGTCTAGATTGCATGTTTTTTCCTATTGGGTATTTCTGTGAGAGTTGTGTTTGAGAATATCCTGGATTGCAGTCCGGATCTATACGTGAGCAacagggagaagaagagattgacttCTTGATATATGCCCATATCAGTTACAAAGGAGGCAAGCATGGTTCAGCTACAGCCAGCCAACTATCCAAGCAGAAGCAAGGTTGCAAGATACATACAAAGAGATGAAATGGAGGCATTAGCCTGCTTTCATATGCTTGGGAGTCTGACGTGGTCCAAATGGATCATGTTCCTTTGAACAGGCTAATATACAAACAGCATTATTGAGGTGCTAGATGTTGGGCCCATCAACTTTTCAAATTTACCAACTATTCGAACACATCTCATCCATCCGTCAGAGCCAGGCATGATTAATTCGAGTAGGGTTCCAGCATGCATGGACCAGTTTAAATTTTAATATGTTCTCCAGGACACAGTCCCAAACTTCTATTGATTATGCGGGCAGAGTAAGCCCTGATTTTGCAAGTTCAATGCTATTATATATAGCCCAACCCCAATATCCGCGGCCATTTGGCACCTGGTCTAATTACGTACGTTGGATACGTTTGCTGCTGAGGGCCCCTACCGGGTCAGTTTAGAGTTTGGCCCAGGTTAAGGTGAACACTAGGTTGGGAAAGGGCCTTCTCCGTGCATTTTCTATTAGCGGAAAATAGAAATTAAGAGTGCATTTAATTTGCATTcgaaatcaaaataaattgaacTAAAAATCGAAACTGCTAATTATTAGTAGTAGTAATTATAGCCAACATGCTGGATATCTAATCCGATCCGTTTAAACCGCAAGACATTTATGGATTCTAGAGAAAATATTAGTTGACCCAACTCATATCCAACTCATCACCATTCCTATATATTTTCAGACCTATTTAGCTCATATCCAGAATTGGAATCAAAATCAAGATGAAATTTGAATGCTTGGAGAGAGTTGGTACTATGTTTGAAGGATTGAAATATTTAGATTTACATTTGGGATCTGATTGAAAATAGAAATGCTTCTAACCAAACAGTTGGAGTGGAGGCCATTTTGATTTCCATTTCAGAGTTTAACTCTTTCCAACCAAACATACCCCAAGACTATTAGGAATGTTCATGGATGTTAGACCTACTTATTGGTGGGTTGGATTGGGTTCGGCTGAGCCCAAGGGAGTGAAACCATTTTTCAAGCCCAAGCCCGGCCTGGCCTTTGGGCCTCCTCCTCAATTCTGAGCCCACTCCATGCTAGGCTTCGAACTCCATGTGGTCCAACGCTCAGGCATTTGTGACCATTAGATGCAACCCATGCTGAtcacaaaataattaaaaaaaaacagAATAAAAACAGATGCAGCCCACTAGATTTATTTTAATCGTGCATATtcttcaataaaattatgaaaccATGATTTTCCATGTCTACAATGAAGGCAACTTTACTAGAGACTTGACGGTTAATGAGGCTGGGGTATTTTGTACTGTGgaattgattttcttttataggttcatgtaaaaaattattttattaattattgattttacGAGAAAAGGGTAGAGATTTTCTTTTTTGAGCGTAAAGAGGCACGCTGGAAGGTCCTCAATGATTTCGCCCTTAGGTTTAAGCAAGAGGACGGTAGTCCAAACAAACATATATTGGATATTCAAAGTATATTTGTTGAACGTTTAATAGATGTATATCAGGTAATACAAGTTTGCATACCTGCCTTTTTGTATGCACGTCAACAAATTAAATCATTCAAGAATTCTTAAATATGTGTTacccattttttttcaaaaatcctaCATAAAATAAATCCCTCTTTAACAAAATCAACAATTAAAAGTGAACGTTTTACATAAAAttcacttttctttttcttcacaagCTTTTTTAAACGATctagaaaaaattaaagaaaaaatgagTGATCCTAAACTAGTCCAAATATGATTGATATTGTCTTATTAGTCTTGATAGACTTTTTTCATTAGTCACATGATTAGCtaggctatatattgatgtacatGTTATTGTAATAGGAATACGATATACAtagattttatcttcttcttttgttttaacatggtatcaagaaaaaaagaaaaaaaaaaaaaaaaggagaaaattaCAAAGACATAATCTTTAAGTTTGAGCCATTTATACTCAAGccccaaattttaaaaaatatcaataagctaccaaaattttaaatttgttacGATATGAGCCAGTTGTGTACCTGGATCCTAACATTGTTGatggagtaaaaaaaatataaaaatatttttgattcaaagAAGCCATCCTTTGTCATTCATCTATTTGCATAAATTTCAAAGCACTCCATCTTATATAATCCAACTATTTatatagatcttaaagcactTCATTCTCTATCATCTATCCATCTATACAAATCTCAAAAAGTTTCATTCTCAATAATTCATCTATCTATATAGATCTTAAAGCGCTCCATCCTCTTATCATTTGCTAACATAGATCTTAAAATATTCCAACTCCAACCTCAATCATCCATCCGCATGCACATAAATCAAAGAGTTTTGTTCTTTATCATCCATCTACCTGTGTCGATTTCAAAGTGCTCAATCTATATCCATTTATTTATATAGATCTTAAAGTGCTCCATCTGTGGTCCCTCTATCTACACACATGTCAAAGCGCTCTATCCTTTATTATCTATTCACCACACAAATCTCAAAATACTTCTTCCTTTATCATCCATTCACTTGCACAAATCTTAGAATATTCTATTTTCTATAATTCATCTGCCTGCACTGATTATAAAGTACTCTATCCTTTATCTATTTGTGCAAATCTCAAGGCTCTCCATCCTCTAACATCTATCCATCAATATTAGATCTTAAAGCACTTCATCCTTTATCATGCATCTACCTACATATATCTCAAAGTAATTCAACATCTGTCATTCATCCATCTATATGGTTTTCGAAGTACTCTATGCTTTGTCATCCATTCATTTTGCATAAATCTCAAAATGATGATTGTTCATCATCTATCCACCTACATAGATATCAAAGCACTCAATCCTTTATTATGTATCAACCTACACAAAATTCGTAGTACTCTATCTGCTACCAACCATTTGTATGTATAGATCTCAAAATGCCATATTTACTATTATTCATATGCTTGCCaaaatctcaaagcactccattctttattatttatctatctgtatagattttaaaatattatattctcTATTATTCATACATTTATATGGATCTTAAAGTGactgcatatatttcaaaatactCCATACTTTGCCATTCATTCAATAGCACGGATCTCAAAGTGCTactccctctttcctttcttgCAACTCCCATGAAAATATGTCTTTTGCTAAATTAGTGAGAaggacataaaaaaattaattatcatataattctCACATGATAATATTTTGTGACAGAGATTGGTGGCTTGCAATGAATTTAAAGTTTTTGCGGCTAATGGAAATTTTTAGGGTCTATGTATAAATGACCCTTGGAGGCatgtttctatattttatctaGAGGAAAAGAAAATGCACTCACGAATTATTCTGTCTAACCAATCTCACTTGTGTCCTTGTTTATAAGAAGTTTCTAATATGCAAGACCATTGTACTCGTTCATTCAGTGGCTCAAATTACATGGCACTCAGATAGAGAAACCAAGTGAACCATGAAACAAAGATGAATTTAATcactttttctcctccttttttatgTTTATATGTAATAGCAACACATGCTAGGATGATTTCATCCTAAATCTATGGTGGACTTGGTCCACCTAATAATTTCTCcacgagaaattctttgtgcaccgcaggtgGTGTAGAACATCCGACATGGAGCACACCGTCTTGTCCGATTGGTCcatatagtcatcatttttcaatacgcatttaatacctgcagatcggtcttttcgtttaaaaattgtATGACGGAAATATTCCTgtcctttgaaaaaaattataatatcctgtgGCATATATGacccaggatatcataatatggcctaAGATATCGTAATATGAAAGGGACATTTTTATCCAACTACTTTTTAATATGCATTTAATGCTTGCAGAttgattttttcatttgaaaattttgaacgaAGAAAATGTTTCTGActttggaaaaaaattatgacgaaaatatctttattttttgaaaaaaattatgatattccgtgcatattatgacatcttgtattatattatgatatcctgtagataaaattatgattttttgaatGCAGAATGTTATAATATGAGCATAGAatgccataattttttcaaagaatgggagcattttcatcatacaaaattttcaaatgaaaaaatcaaCTTAcagatattaattatatattgaaaaataatgATTATGTGGACCAATCGAATAAGATAGTGTACTCTATATCAAATTTTCTATACCGtccgtggtgcacaaaaaatgtTGCATTTTTCCACTTAGATGGAGATAATATGGGCCGGCGTGAAGGCCGAATTTCATATTATTGAGGTCGGATCATGGATCCGTTCCTACCGAAAATTGTTCGGTAGTCTTTGTCCGAGCCTGGCACATTGGTTGCGTCATCCAGTGACGCTGATGGTGAACTATGCTTTGTGCATACACCACCGGTGCGGATGTTGCTCGTGCGCTGTAAATGGAATTAAATTGCCAAAACCCAAGTGGAAGCAGGGCTGCAGATAACCCAATCAGTCGATACCGTTAATCTATCGACAAGGTCTGGAACGCGTGATACTTGCTTTGGAAGTAGCCGAGACGAGAAAGATATAAGTTGACGTGAACCATAAACACGAAATTCTCGTGCtgcaaacaaaggaaaaaaatgaacATAACGCACGCACGCAAGCAACTTTTCACGGAAACTCCGACAAATCGCATCCCTCGTGATCGGAAGCGCTTCCAGCCTGCGACTTTCGGGTCCAGGGTGTATCATGCGCGTGAAAGAATAATTGAACTTCTTCAAGGGCTCTAATCACATTTTGCACAATTTTTAAGGTACTACATCAGTTTCGTAATCTCTACTATAAAAGAAAATGGTTCATCATGCCTTAAAATCCGTATAAAATACGTTCCAATGGTTAAGATTGTGAAAGAAGAATAATCATTCTTAATTTTGAGTTTGTCATAGCttcccaaaaataataaaaaaaggctGAATATTGTTTAATGCAGAGTGTTACACGCCTTACGTATCTTATGCGTAAAGAAATAAATGGTTGACCCAATCACGTCCGACTCATTCCCAATTAAAATTTGGGCCTGACATCTTGACTGAGCACATCCCATAGACATGTATTTCTTTTCCATATGGAATACTTAGATATATTATCTAGCAAGCTCATCCTTATGTTCTTGGCATTTTTCTTGATCAAtccaatattttcttttttttttttttggatgaaattgcATCAATcttcaatcaaaaaaattctttaaaaaattcaatCAATTAAAAAACCGCATCGATCTTATCAACATAGTCCGTTGGAGAAAGAAATCTGTTTGTTTAACGTTGATTCCAGCTCATGCCAACCATAGCTTGTGTCATCGATTCTAACTCATGCCAATGCTAGCATGTATCGCATGCTTACTTGATTTCTCCTCaacatcaccatcatcatcatcgtcAACGTCGGCTTTATCATCAGAATTCTTGGGTATAATTTTGCCAAGCATGCTCTTCCTAGTTACTTCTGATTATAAAATAATGTTCTTGGCAATTTTCTACATCAACCTCACCAAGATAGTCATTTCGGAGATAAAATATGCCTGAATTCTTGGATATAATATTGCCAAGCATGCTCTTCCTTCTAGTTGTGAATAACATCTTGGCATTTCTACGTCAACCTCACCAAAGTAGTTGTTTCCAGGAAAAATTAATGAGCATGCTCTTCTTTGTAGTTATAAATAATGCTCTTGGCAATTTTCTGCATCAACCTCACCAACATAGTCATTTTGGGATTAAATCTTCCTATTTATCAAATTGGTTCCaacttatcatcatcatcatatatatatatatatataatgtggcTTCATCGAGTTTGTAAGTCGGCCTGCACGCCTGTCCTCCTCAGCGTTCTTAACTAATCACTTTCTTATGATGACTTCATTTAAGCTACAGAAATAGTCCTTTTTTTTGAAGCACAGAAATACCCTTAAGAATTAAGTAATACATAATCGgactagtgagagagaattggaaacTTAGCCAAGCTTAAAATGGATATGGTTCAATTGGCCTTTATTCTCATGGCTATGAAATCAGAAGACTTACATATTTACGGCACTATATATCTCTTTCTAGGGCATGTGCACGCACAAGGTAgatagagaaataattaattaattaaataaaataataaggtACTGGCGATTTAAAACGTGACGGATACAGCTAGCGCCCAGCAATGGtggaaaaaaaaaacaggggttAGTGAAAGACGGACTTCCACCATTCCACATGTCGGTGAGGATGATGAAAGCAAGCTGACACGTTGTTCGGTGAATCACAATATTTACCAATGCGTATGTTGGGTGAATCACAATATGACACGTTGTTCGGTGTCAGTGGGAcaattctctcaaatatctaccAAGTCGTACTTGAGGACACCACCCAGAACTCTGCAACTAATCATGGTCACCTTGGATCATTCTGAGTGATTCCAACATCACCAGACGCCCTGACGGCAGAATAGACAGTATTAGCAGTTCCTTCGTGagtaaatattcgttgcaacaGTAGTATCACACCAAATTTACCGCAATCCAATAACAACACTTGCATTTCATCCATTACTATATATTTTACTGTTTCTTATAATGATATCTTATActatcgtatcaatttttgatttttgattgttTGACATGATATCACCATTGCAACGAATATTTACTCATTCCTCTATTTTTCAGCCATTCAATGATCTAATTAACAACTTGAAAGTGATCGAAATCAACTTAGCTCAAAAGAAATTTACTTGAtcaaatctcatgaaaactccATCTCTCGTCAGACTCAACAGATGCTTTGTTAATCTGCAATGGCACAA
Protein-coding regions in this window:
- the LOC105038548 gene encoding protein INCREASED PETAL GROWTH ANISOTROPY 1; this translates as MVAGRVKAAMGFQKSPATPKAETPRRSSSSPASSTNSKSTVFSRSFGIYFPRSSAQVQPRPPDVAELLRLVEELQERESRLRTELLEQKLLKETVAIVPFLESEISFKNDELGRCRKTIEILEAENKGLRIELEFLRSKIRAEEEDRRRKEKRVQEMAAEIENLRRAIEEEGRRLGRGTEEMDECSSSLSQMFQGLVDASSRSSLVKNVRKRPKSADIAPNPEVQEPDFTDVNEQGGKSERALQSRRHKEEISKPQTPKIPKPPPLPSFPSNSSSTTSSSSSSESTAGSRSRAPNLTGLPPIPPPLPAGGVSSGGGSRPGPPPPPPPPPLAKGARSTSVSAASVRRVPEVVEFYHSLMRRDSKRDSGGGGGAGGIPETPNAANARDMIGEIENRSAHLLAIKTDVETHGDFIRYLIKQVETAAFTNIEDVVAFVKWLDDELTCLVDERAVLKHFDWPEHKADALREAAFGYRDLRKLESQALTFRDDTRQPCASALKKMQAVFEKLEHGIYNLARMREGAMKRYRSFQIPWEWMLDNGIVNQIKLASVKLAMKYMKRVSSELEAIGGSLEEEELILQGVRFAFRVHQFAGGFDIETMRAFQELKDKACSFHIQSQNPNQQQQQKLFCKTVSC